The Kitasatospora viridis DNA window CGCTGTGCGAGTAGTTCCAGGACAGGCCCTGGCCGCCGGTCGCGTCGACCAGCTTGGTGCCGTTCTGCGGCCAGGTGGTCACCAGGCCCACGTCGCGGGTGTGGTCACTGCTGTCGATCCAGGCGTTGAAGGTGCGGAACTGCTTGGCGGCGTAGGTGCCGAACGGGTAGTTGCCGGACCGGAAGCGGGGCGCGTAGATCCAGTTGGTCATCCAGGTCTTGCCCTGGCCGCCGTGCACGCAGTGGCCGGCGGTGATCACCATCTGCTTCGACGGGCCGTTGAGGGCGCTGCCGCTGCAGACGTAGTCCTTGCCGTCGCTCGGGTTGTGGAAGAACACCTTGCCGACCGCGGCGGACTCGGTGATCAGCGGGTCCTTCGGGCCGCCCTGGTTCGGCACGGTCGGCGCGGCCGGGTCGATGCTGCCCGGGCTGCCGGTCGGCGCGGGGGTGGGCTCGGCGCTGCCGGAGGGCAGGGTGTCGGACGCCGGGGAGTCGAACGGGACGGCGTTCTGCATCCGCTCGGGCGTCCAGTAGTCCTGGGCCTTGCCGGCCGCGGCCGCCGAGTCGACCGCGCTGCCGTCGTCGAGGGTCGCCGTCGAGCTGGTGGAGCTCGCATCGGTCCGGGCACCCGCCGCGGCCGGCCCGCCCTGGGCGACGGCCGGCCCGGCACCCGCGAACAGCAGTATGGCCGCGGCGGCCAGCGAGAACAGGGCACCCGGCCGCGGGAACCTGCGGTTGACCTGCTCGCCCTCGGGCGCCTGGTCGGATTGACGCCGTGTCACCTCGGGACGCACGGCTCACCTCCATCGGAGTCAGTGGTGTCCCCCCACTGACGGCCACGCTAGACGGGCGCCCGGTCCGCGGTCGGATCTGCTGCGCCGGAAGAGTTCGCAGTCGAACCGAACGGGTGCACGGCGGCTCCGGCGGACTCCGGCGGCCGGTGCCTAGTCGCAGTAGTGGTCCAGTACGGCGGGC harbors:
- a CDS encoding trypsin-like serine peptidase; this encodes MTRRQSDQAPEGEQVNRRFPRPGALFSLAAAAILLFAGAGPAVAQGGPAAAGARTDASSTSSTATLDDGSAVDSAAAAGKAQDYWTPERMQNAVPFDSPASDTLPSGSAEPTPAPTGSPGSIDPAAPTVPNQGGPKDPLITESAAVGKVFFHNPSDGKDYVCSGSALNGPSKQMVITAGHCVHGGQGKTWMTNWIYAPRFRSGNYPFGTYAAKQFRTFNAWIDSSDHTRDVGLVTTWPQNGTKLVDATGGQGLSWNYSHSVDVTVLGYPVDRDNGQIQQWCTGTTSGSGGYIQIHCNFGGGSSGGPWLRAFDDSTGLGYVNGVMSTLDSNGWNASSYFDDAVKTMVDAQGSVT